Proteins from a single region of Pseudomonas sp. 10S4:
- a CDS encoding efflux RND transporter permease subunit: protein MTSHHQDKATFLERLIFNNRPAVIVICLLVSIFLFWQATLIRPSTSFEKMIPLEHPFIQKMMEHRNDLANLGNTVRISVEATDGDIFSKEYMETLRQINDEVFYISGVDRSGLKSLWSPSVRWTEVTEEGFAGGEVIPQSYDGSQESLDLLRNNVLKSGQVGRLVSNDFKSSIVDIPLLESYPDPQDQGKLLALDYRQFSHELEDKIRNKFEAQNPNVKIHIVGFAKKVGDLIDGLVMVVMFFGIAFVITLILLYWFTNCMRSTVAVLSTTLVAVVWQLGLMHAFGFGLDPYSMLVPFLIFAIGISHGVQKINGIALQSSEADNALTAARRTFRQLFLPGMIAILADAVGFITLLIIDIGVIRELAIGASIGVAVIVFTNLILLPVAISYVGISKRAVERSKKDAVREHPFWRLLSNFASKKVAPVSIVLALFAFGGGLWYSQNLKIGDLDQGAPELRPDSRYNKDNNFIINNYSTSSDVLVVMVKTKAEGCSRYEAMAPIDELMWKMQNTEGVQSAISLVTVSKQMIKGMNEGNLKWETLSRNPDVLNNSIARADGLYNNSCSLAPVLVFLNDHKAATLDRAVHAVQDFAKANNKDGLEFILAAGNAGIEAATNEVIKESELTILILVYICVATMCMITFRSWAATLCIVLPLVLTSVLGNALMAFMGIGVKVATLPVVALGVGIGVDYGIYIYSRLESFLRAGLPLQEAYYQTLKSTGKAVLFTGLCLAIGVCTWIFSAIKFQADMGLMLTFMLLWNMFGALWLLPALARFLIKPEKLAGQKGNSLFAH, encoded by the coding sequence ATGACAAGTCATCACCAAGACAAGGCGACGTTTCTTGAACGCCTGATTTTCAACAACCGCCCGGCAGTGATCGTCATCTGCCTGCTAGTGAGTATTTTCCTGTTCTGGCAGGCGACGCTAATTCGGCCGTCCACCAGTTTTGAAAAAATGATCCCGCTCGAGCATCCGTTCATTCAAAAGATGATGGAGCACCGCAACGATCTGGCAAACCTCGGCAACACGGTGCGGATCTCGGTGGAAGCCACCGACGGCGACATCTTCTCCAAGGAGTACATGGAGACCCTGCGCCAGATCAACGATGAGGTGTTCTACATCTCCGGCGTTGACCGTTCCGGCCTCAAGTCGCTGTGGAGCCCGAGCGTACGCTGGACCGAGGTGACGGAGGAGGGCTTCGCCGGTGGTGAAGTGATTCCGCAGAGCTACGACGGCTCCCAGGAAAGTCTCGATCTGCTGCGCAACAACGTACTCAAGTCCGGTCAGGTCGGGCGGTTGGTGTCCAACGACTTCAAGTCGAGCATCGTCGACATTCCGCTGCTGGAGTCCTACCCGGACCCGCAAGACCAGGGCAAGTTGCTGGCACTGGACTATCGCCAGTTCTCCCACGAACTCGAAGACAAGATCCGCAACAAGTTTGAAGCCCAGAACCCTAACGTGAAGATCCACATTGTCGGTTTCGCCAAGAAAGTCGGCGACCTGATCGATGGGCTGGTCATGGTGGTGATGTTCTTCGGCATTGCCTTCGTTATCACCTTGATCCTGCTGTACTGGTTCACCAACTGCATGCGCAGCACCGTGGCGGTGTTGAGTACGACGCTGGTGGCGGTGGTCTGGCAACTCGGGTTGATGCACGCCTTTGGTTTCGGGCTCGATCCGTATTCGATGCTGGTGCCGTTCCTGATCTTCGCCATCGGTATTTCCCACGGCGTGCAGAAAATCAACGGGATCGCCTTGCAGTCCAGCGAGGCCGATAACGCACTAACCGCCGCGCGGCGAACCTTCCGGCAACTGTTCCTGCCAGGGATGATCGCGATTCTCGCGGACGCGGTCGGCTTCATCACGTTGCTGATTATCGACATTGGCGTTATTCGCGAACTGGCGATCGGCGCGTCCATCGGCGTTGCGGTGATCGTGTTCACCAACCTGATTCTGCTGCCGGTGGCGATTTCCTACGTTGGCATCAGCAAACGTGCGGTCGAGCGCAGCAAAAAAGATGCGGTCCGCGAGCACCCGTTTTGGCGCCTGTTATCGAACTTTGCCAGCAAGAAAGTCGCCCCGGTTTCCATTGTCCTGGCCCTGTTCGCCTTCGGTGGCGGCCTCTGGTACAGCCAAAACCTGAAAATCGGTGACCTCGACCAAGGCGCACCAGAATTGCGTCCAGACTCGCGCTACAACAAGGACAATAACTTCATCATCAACAACTACTCCACCAGCTCCGACGTGTTGGTGGTGATGGTCAAGACCAAGGCTGAAGGTTGCTCGCGTTACGAAGCCATGGCGCCGATCGATGAGCTGATGTGGAAGATGCAGAACACCGAGGGCGTGCAGTCGGCGATCTCCTTGGTGACCGTGTCCAAGCAGATGATCAAGGGCATGAACGAGGGCAACCTGAAATGGGAAACCCTGTCGCGCAACCCGGATGTACTGAACAACTCCATCGCCCGGGCTGATGGCCTGTACAACAACAGCTGCTCCCTGGCGCCGGTGCTGGTGTTCCTCAACGATCACAAGGCCGCGACCCTGGACCGCGCGGTGCATGCGGTGCAGGACTTCGCCAAGGCAAACAACAAGGACGGCCTGGAATTCATCCTCGCCGCCGGTAACGCCGGGATCGAAGCGGCGACCAACGAAGTCATCAAGGAATCGGAGCTGACGATCCTGATCCTGGTGTACATCTGCGTCGCGACCATGTGCATGATCACCTTCCGTTCCTGGGCGGCGACCTTGTGCATCGTGCTGCCGCTGGTGCTGACCTCGGTGCTCGGTAACGCCCTGATGGCTTTCATGGGCATCGGCGTGAAAGTCGCGACCCTGCCGGTGGTGGCGCTGGGTGTGGGAATTGGCGTGGATTACGGCATCTACATCTATAGCCGTCTGGAAAGCTTCCTGCGTGCCGGCCTGCCGCTGCAAGAGGCGTATTACCAGACGCTGAAGTCCACCGGTAAAGCCGTGCTGTTCACCGGTCTGTGCCTGGCCATCGGCGTGTGCACCTGGATCTTCTCGGCCATCAAGTTCCAGGCCGACATGGGCTTGATGCTGACCTTCATGCTGTTGTGGAACATGTTCGGCGCACTGTGGCTGCTGCCGGCGCTGGCGCGGTTCCTTATCAAACCGGAGAAACTGGCGGGGCAGAAGGGCAATTCGTTGTTTGC